A single window of Archangium gephyra DNA harbors:
- a CDS encoding sigma-54-dependent transcriptional regulator encodes MSGRVLLIDDDPSMVEMLQNRLTRRGFTVTPLTDPNAALPLLMEQPFDVVLTDLNMQGLSGTELCERVVANLPELPVVVVTAFGSMETAVAAIRAGAYDFITKPVDMEALALTLARAVQHHHLKGEVVRLKKVVTESQRLGGLLGSSPPMRKVYDLLTRVADSDATVLINGESGTGKELVARALHEKSRRASGPFVAVNCAAMPEALLESELFGHAKGAFTDAKAARSGLFVQAHGGTLFLDEVGEMPLGLQPKLLRALQERVMRPVGGDREVSFDVRLVAATNRDLEGMVEENRFREDLYYRLNVVQMELPPLRSRGGDILLLAQHFIEHFAARADKRVTGLHEAVAERLMSYSWPGNVRELRNCIERAVAVTGAERLTVEDLPEKIRAYRASHVVVASGDPSELTTLEEVERRYILRVMEEVKGNKSLAAQILGLDRKTLYRKLDRIKGSGE; translated from the coding sequence ATGAGCGGCCGAGTTCTTCTCATCGACGATGACCCGAGCATGGTGGAGATGCTCCAGAACCGCCTCACCCGGCGCGGCTTCACCGTCACCCCGCTGACCGACCCCAACGCGGCCCTGCCGCTGCTGATGGAGCAGCCCTTCGACGTGGTCCTCACGGACCTGAACATGCAGGGGCTGAGCGGCACGGAGCTGTGCGAGCGCGTGGTGGCCAACCTGCCGGAGCTGCCGGTGGTGGTGGTGACGGCCTTCGGCAGCATGGAGACGGCCGTGGCCGCCATCCGCGCCGGCGCCTACGACTTCATCACCAAGCCGGTGGACATGGAGGCACTGGCGCTGACGCTCGCCCGCGCCGTGCAGCACCACCACCTCAAGGGCGAGGTGGTGCGCCTGAAGAAGGTCGTCACCGAGTCCCAGCGCCTGGGTGGCCTGCTCGGCTCCAGCCCGCCGATGCGCAAGGTGTATGATTTGCTCACCCGCGTGGCGGACTCGGACGCCACGGTGCTCATCAACGGCGAGAGCGGCACGGGCAAGGAGCTGGTGGCCCGGGCGCTCCACGAGAAGAGCCGGCGCGCCTCGGGGCCCTTCGTGGCCGTCAACTGCGCGGCCATGCCCGAGGCCCTGCTGGAGAGCGAGCTGTTCGGCCATGCCAAGGGGGCCTTCACCGACGCCAAGGCGGCGCGCTCGGGCCTCTTCGTGCAGGCCCACGGCGGCACGCTCTTCCTCGACGAGGTGGGGGAGATGCCCCTGGGCCTGCAACCCAAGCTGCTGCGCGCCCTGCAGGAGCGGGTGATGCGCCCGGTGGGCGGGGACCGCGAGGTGTCCTTCGACGTGCGCCTGGTGGCCGCCACCAACCGGGACCTGGAGGGCATGGTGGAGGAGAACCGCTTCCGCGAGGATCTCTACTACCGCCTCAACGTGGTGCAGATGGAGCTGCCGCCGCTGCGCTCGCGCGGAGGGGACATCCTGCTGCTGGCCCAGCACTTCATCGAGCACTTCGCCGCGCGCGCGGACAAGCGGGTGACGGGGCTCCACGAGGCCGTGGCCGAGCGGTTGATGAGCTACAGCTGGCCCGGCAACGTGCGCGAGCTGCGCAACTGCATCGAGCGCGCGGTGGCCGTCACCGGTGCGGAGCGCCTCACGGTGGAGGACCTGCCGGAGAAGATTCGTGCCTACCGCGCCTCGCACGTGGTGGTGGCCAGCGGAGACCCCTCGGAGCTCACCACGCTGGAGGAGGTCGAGCGCCGCTACATCCTCCGCGTCATGGAGGAGGTGAAGGGCAACAAGTCGCTCGCCGCCCAGATTCTGGGGCTGGACCGCAAGACGCTCTACCGCAAGCTGGACCGCATCAAGGGCTCGGGGGAGTAG
- a CDS encoding serine/threonine-protein kinase codes for MPETGDAWLGRVVAGRYQVTGTIGQGGMGTVYEAEQLGLERYVALKVLHPHVAKTPGAVARFQREAQLMARLKHPGAVHLFDHGADGDILYLAMERVFGLPLDEVLETYGQLEVKAAVELTARVLDVLEAAHDLGMVHRDLKPSNVMLVGELSAPTVKVLDFGLAALVHEEPQARLTGSGQMLGTPAYMSPEHCRGEPPDGRADLYSVGCLLHELLVGQPPFGDSPAVEVMSGHLYRPPPPVRQLRPERGIPEALEKLVLACLSKEKALRPASARELASRLRESLAPPPLRGEGKKQERTQPPPVPPPAPSPELLARPVGVIEPEDSTHSHGITTALAVAGYRVVPCREDASLEGLHALVVVPRSDQAQEEALALASTLTTRPHAPPVLLCGSGEDFSLMSRAVAGGVYDYVPLPLDPTDLARKVGRALRSRR; via the coding sequence ATGCCGGAGACGGGGGACGCCTGGCTGGGGCGGGTGGTGGCCGGGCGCTACCAGGTGACGGGGACGATTGGCCAGGGCGGCATGGGCACGGTGTACGAGGCCGAGCAGCTGGGCCTCGAGCGCTACGTGGCCCTGAAGGTGCTGCACCCGCATGTGGCGAAGACGCCCGGCGCCGTGGCCCGCTTCCAGCGCGAGGCCCAGCTCATGGCCCGGCTGAAGCACCCGGGCGCGGTGCACCTCTTCGACCATGGCGCCGACGGGGACATCCTCTACCTCGCCATGGAGCGGGTGTTCGGCCTCCCGCTGGACGAGGTGCTGGAGACCTACGGCCAGCTGGAGGTGAAGGCAGCGGTGGAGCTCACCGCGCGGGTGCTGGACGTGCTGGAGGCCGCGCACGACCTCGGCATGGTGCACCGCGACCTCAAGCCCTCCAACGTGATGCTGGTGGGCGAGCTGTCCGCCCCCACGGTGAAGGTGCTCGACTTCGGGCTGGCCGCGCTCGTGCACGAAGAGCCTCAAGCCCGGCTGACCGGGAGTGGCCAGATGCTCGGCACGCCCGCGTACATGTCTCCCGAGCACTGCCGCGGGGAGCCGCCCGATGGGCGCGCGGACCTGTACTCCGTGGGATGCCTGCTGCACGAGCTGCTCGTGGGCCAGCCGCCCTTCGGGGACTCGCCCGCCGTGGAGGTGATGAGCGGGCACCTCTACCGCCCGCCTCCTCCCGTGCGTCAGCTGCGGCCGGAGCGCGGCATTCCCGAGGCGCTGGAGAAGCTGGTGCTCGCGTGCCTCTCCAAGGAGAAGGCGCTGCGTCCGGCGAGCGCGCGGGAGCTGGCCTCCCGGCTGCGCGAGTCCCTGGCTCCGCCTCCCCTGCGCGGTGAGGGCAAGAAGCAGGAGCGCACGCAGCCACCGCCCGTCCCACCTCCCGCGCCCTCGCCCGAGCTCCTCGCCCGGCCCGTGGGTGTCATCGAGCCGGAAGACTCCACGCATTCCCATGGCATCACTACCGCGCTGGCGGTGGCGGGTTACCGGGTGGTGCCCTGCCGCGAGGACGCCTCCCTGGAAGGCCTCCACGCCCTGGTGGTGGTGCCCCGGAGCGACCAGGCCCAGGAGGAAGCGCTGGCGCTCGCGAGCACCCTGACCACCCGGCCCCACGCGCCGCCCGTGCTGCTCTGCGGGAGTGGAGAGGACTTCTCGTTGATGTCCCGCGCCGTCGCGGGCGGCGTGTACGACTACGTACCGCTTCCCCTGGACCCCACGGACCTCGCCCGGAAGGTGGGCCGCGCGCTCCGCTCGCGCCGCTGA
- a CDS encoding GTPase: MNDLAHLRTALESARDALPPPERFPEASDVDTARRLVERLRRDLLPRLGGADAPLLLVAIAGPNNVGKSTLFNALVGTHLSPARPEGGLTKQCLAAAHPDTWTGSLKDFLTSRYDIVPVASGETAPVDQPGPAGRLYLVLAGAVPRGLVVMDTPDFDSVYRDNRERAEALLVTVDVLVFVVSRQTYQNAALVDFLRAAVGHGRPYLLVYNEATREEVARGHLEKLASDVGHPPLARYLAPHQPEVEAGEKPLATNPLDAAPALTALLGEAEHAQALKARALAASLRDARAEMEQLARAATRAAHEPERLRQRLRHELLGVGRHAALKAVPADVLVEAFRDELDARSAFHRYVRLPFRGLATALTFLSRQVRRSFTGPEPTAAPAGQLTEDTLRDGVRRMVELFAPEVAAWHGDARTRELLSEAFGPPTLARLEEPLGFEAIQAHTADRESLYAFCRGLVGTELQGGLREEVLQTLTTLVYSVPSGAAAVVTVATGGLGHDAVIWAGTLLSTPLLERFVDALGADIRERLTQKWAEAHGASLAQALERRFFASLLGHLDTQVSDWARTASTLSETTWRISS; the protein is encoded by the coding sequence ATGAACGACCTCGCCCACCTGCGCACCGCCCTCGAGTCCGCCCGCGACGCCCTGCCGCCCCCCGAGCGTTTCCCCGAGGCCTCCGACGTGGACACCGCCCGCCGCCTCGTGGAGCGGCTGCGGCGCGACCTGTTGCCCCGCCTGGGCGGTGCGGACGCGCCCCTGTTGCTGGTGGCCATCGCCGGGCCCAACAACGTGGGCAAGTCCACCCTCTTCAACGCGCTGGTGGGCACGCACCTGTCCCCGGCCCGCCCCGAGGGAGGCCTCACCAAGCAATGCCTCGCCGCCGCGCATCCGGACACCTGGACGGGCTCGCTCAAGGACTTCCTCACGAGCCGCTATGACATCGTCCCCGTGGCCTCGGGCGAGACCGCGCCGGTGGACCAGCCGGGGCCCGCCGGGCGCCTCTACCTCGTGCTCGCCGGGGCCGTGCCCCGAGGCCTGGTGGTGATGGACACGCCGGACTTCGACAGCGTCTACCGCGACAACCGCGAGCGCGCCGAGGCCCTGCTCGTCACCGTGGACGTGCTCGTCTTCGTCGTCAGCCGGCAGACGTACCAGAACGCCGCGCTGGTGGACTTCCTGCGCGCCGCCGTGGGCCATGGGCGTCCCTACCTGCTCGTCTACAACGAGGCCACGCGCGAGGAGGTGGCGCGCGGGCACCTGGAGAAGCTGGCCTCGGACGTGGGCCACCCGCCCCTGGCGCGCTACCTCGCTCCGCACCAGCCGGAGGTGGAGGCCGGCGAGAAGCCGCTCGCCACGAACCCGCTGGACGCCGCCCCCGCGCTCACCGCGCTGCTGGGCGAGGCCGAGCATGCCCAGGCGCTCAAGGCCCGTGCCCTGGCCGCCTCGCTGCGGGACGCGCGCGCGGAGATGGAGCAACTGGCCCGGGCCGCCACCCGCGCCGCCCATGAGCCGGAGCGGCTGCGCCAGCGGCTGCGTCACGAGCTGCTCGGCGTGGGCCGTCACGCGGCCCTCAAGGCGGTGCCCGCGGACGTGCTGGTGGAGGCCTTCCGCGACGAGCTGGATGCGCGCAGTGCCTTCCACCGCTACGTGCGCCTGCCCTTCCGGGGGCTCGCCACCGCCCTCACCTTCCTCTCGCGCCAGGTGCGCCGCTCCTTCACCGGCCCCGAGCCCACCGCGGCCCCGGCGGGCCAGCTCACCGAGGACACCCTGCGCGATGGGGTGCGGCGGATGGTGGAGCTCTTCGCCCCCGAGGTGGCCGCCTGGCATGGAGATGCCCGGACGCGAGAGCTGCTCTCCGAGGCCTTCGGCCCGCCCACCCTGGCCCGCCTGGAGGAGCCCCTGGGCTTCGAGGCGATTCAGGCCCATACCGCCGACCGCGAGAGCCTCTACGCCTTCTGCCGGGGACTGGTGGGCACCGAGCTGCAGGGCGGCCTGCGCGAGGAGGTGCTGCAGACGCTCACCACCCTCGTCTACTCGGTGCCCTCGGGGGCCGCCGCGGTGGTGACGGTGGCCACGGGCGGCCTCGGCCATGACGCCGTCATCTGGGCCGGTACGCTCCTGTCCACGCCGCTGCTGGAGCGCTTCGTGGACGCGCTGGGCGCGGACATCCGCGAGCGCCTCACCCAGAAGTGGGCCGAGGCCCACGGTGCCAGTCTCGCCCAGGCCCTGGAGCGGCGCTTCTTCGCCAGTCTCCTCGGGCACCTGGACACGCAGGTTTCCGACTGGGCGCGCACCGCCTCCACCCTGTCCGAGACGACCTGGCGGATCTCCTCCTGA
- a CDS encoding helix-turn-helix domain-containing protein yields the protein MDKKLAKTIGEAARTARLRAQLTQADVAEMVDLVTEVYGRIERGGMVPSVPTLLRLCRALRISADELLGLAGPDGSLRLADPPSEQGEKPEVRAVLRVLRQLDSGQIKLLGRLAVALKKE from the coding sequence ATGGACAAGAAACTGGCGAAGACGATTGGGGAGGCCGCCCGTACGGCCCGGCTGCGCGCGCAGCTCACCCAGGCGGATGTAGCGGAGATGGTCGACCTGGTGACCGAGGTGTACGGCCGTATCGAGCGCGGCGGCATGGTGCCGAGCGTTCCAACGCTGCTGCGGCTGTGCCGCGCGCTGAGGATTTCGGCGGACGAGTTGTTGGGACTGGCCGGGCCGGATGGTTCGCTGCGGCTCGCCGACCCGCCGAGCGAGCAGGGTGAGAAGCCGGAAGTGCGGGCGGTGCTGCGCGTGCTGCGGCAGCTCGACTCCGGGCAGATCAAGCTGCTGGGCCGGCTCGCGGTGGCGCTCAAGAAGGAGTAG
- the traA gene encoding outer membrane exchange protein TraA, with product MAALAAALLVTLAGTAHAELLSAVVVTGDPVAPSPTQPGTGLCVASRVSTDPGNDFEQSLSGFNGRLNSFLEAPPDSANPNSRVTSVLRTLFDLSNNNTSGLKLSYGDYENVVTECPSGGCDFAGVSPSASFGTRLRGYLNITADMVGQPIHFGFYADDAVSFSIYDKSYRSYPVMNRPPRIGYPTYRTTNSVTFTKSGLYPVEVLYAEFGEHAALEMAILVGPFSDFERPANEAPVVKLQAAGFALARPSAFYQTESGRQSYPDPAQCSQCNRQYANTAGNNGCDPGYYCNGAALCAPCDSSVFCGPSCSPCGASTPLCLNRNGAFTCVQCSDDSQCPNGRCDLTTNQCRGCKTDAHCPKGEFCGADNECHECVTDDHCPRGQTCADNTCQPCSTNDSCAGTSCNCCPGGLKCAASSPGASPSCVECSGDSDCADGKKCDLANGRCVETIPECNTSERCGSQCTRCPSDRPYCMDGQVCVECRSDLECGDGRFCVSGECASCTTDKRCGERCESCPGEQPFCITDGTSRGSSCVGCRNNDDCGPGGTCDSSTHTCSASTCAVSCTEGTMCYGNACVQCFADAHCPCGGTCDTALNTCTTSCVDSNDCLGVQHCSANTQQCERGRRMPGTEPQGGGFCCGTTADSTPGGLGLLLLLAAFLALRSRGSV from the coding sequence ATGGCCGCCCTGGCGGCGGCGCTGCTGGTGACGCTGGCCGGAACGGCCCATGCCGAGCTCCTTTCCGCGGTGGTCGTCACCGGGGACCCGGTGGCGCCCTCCCCCACACAGCCAGGCACCGGGTTGTGCGTCGCATCCAGAGTCTCGACGGATCCGGGAAACGATTTCGAACAGAGCCTCTCGGGCTTCAACGGAAGGCTCAACTCCTTCCTGGAAGCGCCGCCCGACTCCGCCAATCCCAACTCCCGCGTCACGTCGGTGCTCCGGACGCTGTTCGATCTCTCGAACAACAACACCTCCGGGCTGAAGCTGAGCTACGGCGACTACGAGAACGTGGTGACGGAGTGCCCGAGCGGCGGCTGCGACTTCGCCGGCGTAAGCCCTTCCGCTTCCTTCGGTACCCGGCTGCGCGGCTACTTGAACATCACTGCGGACATGGTGGGCCAACCCATCCACTTCGGTTTCTACGCCGACGATGCGGTGTCGTTCTCCATCTACGACAAGAGCTACCGCAGCTACCCGGTCATGAACCGGCCGCCGCGAATCGGGTACCCGACCTATCGTACGACCAATAGCGTCACCTTCACGAAGTCGGGCCTCTACCCCGTCGAGGTGCTCTACGCCGAGTTCGGTGAACACGCCGCGCTGGAGATGGCGATCCTGGTCGGGCCCTTCAGCGACTTCGAAAGGCCCGCGAACGAGGCACCTGTCGTCAAGCTGCAAGCAGCGGGCTTCGCCCTGGCCAGGCCCAGCGCCTTCTACCAGACGGAGAGCGGGCGCCAGTCGTACCCGGATCCAGCGCAATGCTCGCAGTGCAATCGCCAGTACGCGAACACCGCGGGCAACAACGGGTGCGACCCGGGCTACTACTGCAACGGAGCGGCGCTGTGCGCGCCCTGTGACTCCTCCGTCTTCTGCGGCCCCAGCTGCTCTCCGTGCGGCGCCTCCACCCCCCTGTGCCTCAACCGCAACGGCGCGTTCACCTGCGTCCAGTGCTCGGATGACTCGCAGTGCCCCAATGGCCGCTGCGACCTGACGACCAACCAGTGCCGTGGCTGCAAGACCGACGCGCACTGCCCCAAGGGCGAGTTCTGCGGCGCCGACAACGAGTGCCACGAGTGCGTCACCGACGACCACTGCCCTCGCGGACAGACCTGCGCCGACAACACCTGCCAGCCCTGCTCCACCAACGACAGCTGCGCGGGCACCTCGTGCAACTGCTGCCCCGGCGGCCTCAAGTGCGCCGCCTCTTCCCCCGGCGCCTCGCCCAGCTGCGTGGAGTGCAGCGGCGACTCGGACTGCGCCGACGGCAAGAAGTGCGACCTCGCCAACGGCCGCTGCGTGGAAACCATCCCCGAGTGCAACACCTCGGAGCGCTGCGGCTCCCAGTGCACCCGGTGCCCCTCGGACCGGCCCTACTGCATGGACGGCCAGGTGTGCGTCGAGTGCCGCTCGGACCTCGAGTGCGGTGACGGTAGATTCTGCGTCAGTGGCGAGTGCGCCTCGTGCACCACGGACAAGCGCTGCGGTGAGCGCTGCGAGTCCTGTCCCGGCGAGCAGCCCTTCTGCATCACGGATGGAACCAGCCGCGGAAGCTCCTGCGTGGGCTGCCGCAACAACGACGACTGTGGCCCGGGCGGCACGTGCGACTCCTCCACGCATACCTGCTCCGCCTCCACCTGCGCGGTGAGCTGCACCGAGGGCACCATGTGCTACGGCAACGCCTGCGTCCAGTGCTTCGCCGACGCCCACTGCCCCTGCGGCGGTACCTGCGACACCGCCCTCAACACCTGCACCACCTCCTGCGTCGACAGCAACGACTGCCTCGGCGTCCAGCACTGCTCGGCCAACACCCAGCAGTGTGAGCGCGGCCGGCGCATGCCCGGCACCGAGCCCCAGGGAGGCGGCTTCTGCTGCGGCACCACCGCGGACAGCACTCCTGGCGGCCTCGGCCTGCTGCTCCTCCTGGCCGCCTTCCTCGCCCTCCGCTCGCGAGGCTCTGTTTGA
- the traB gene encoding outer membrane exchange protein TraB — MKRSARLTLGLALGLAASGPASAQDARFDVQAFRPVGAPRDLVIVGQSRPMGDYDPSRPLELDKSIAVSGGAFFNLALDPLTLVAAGTHSKAVSVVGNRLQLDVMASVGLFGWAELGVDMPLVLAQAGDNLEAIGTEGFIKSFTPGDLRLNGKVAVPYLRRSKPEDAGFGSALTFGMGLPTGLQEAFAGDGAVTGNLGLILDYRFESGALLALNSGLWLRPDYEFAGVQWGSSATFGLGAELPLIRGWGINAVGMLSGSTPLKKLPEDPRQIPAELLVGLRWYNTALGLHVTVGGGGGCGCSLTAPTMRLFTSILWAPGPETAAIKRYIDPPEPPPPPPPPVDPDGDSVIGEGDRCPGSAGPVENGGCPDTDQDSDGVVDRLDRCVAHPAGPRGREGCPLARIDGNKIVILDQVHFATDQDVILPESFPILEEVAEELLKHLEIQRVLVEAHTDARATEAYNYDLSRRRAASVMNFLLDSGIAVERLCSAGFGRSRPLAANDSESNMALNRRVEFTIMPPTEGSLLPPCPPDPAAEQALPAIKPTKGKR, encoded by the coding sequence TTGAAGCGCTCCGCCCGCCTCACCCTCGGACTCGCCCTGGGGCTCGCCGCCTCCGGGCCCGCCTCCGCCCAGGATGCCCGCTTCGACGTACAGGCCTTCCGCCCCGTGGGCGCTCCCCGGGACTTGGTCATCGTCGGCCAGTCGCGCCCCATGGGGGATTACGACCCGTCCCGCCCCCTGGAGCTCGACAAGAGCATCGCCGTCTCCGGCGGCGCCTTCTTCAACCTCGCGTTGGATCCGCTGACGCTCGTCGCCGCGGGCACCCACTCCAAGGCCGTGAGCGTGGTGGGCAACCGCCTCCAGCTCGATGTCATGGCCTCCGTGGGACTCTTCGGCTGGGCCGAGCTCGGCGTGGACATGCCCCTGGTGCTCGCCCAGGCCGGAGACAACCTGGAGGCCATCGGCACCGAGGGCTTCATCAAGTCCTTCACGCCCGGAGACCTGCGCCTCAACGGCAAGGTGGCCGTCCCCTATCTGCGCCGCAGCAAGCCCGAGGACGCGGGGTTTGGTTCCGCGCTCACCTTCGGCATGGGCCTGCCCACCGGTCTCCAGGAGGCCTTCGCCGGTGACGGTGCGGTCACCGGCAACCTCGGCCTCATCCTGGACTACCGCTTCGAATCGGGCGCCCTGCTGGCCCTCAACTCCGGCTTGTGGTTGCGCCCGGACTACGAGTTCGCCGGCGTGCAGTGGGGCAGCTCCGCCACCTTCGGGCTCGGCGCCGAGCTGCCCCTCATTCGCGGCTGGGGCATCAACGCCGTGGGCATGCTCTCCGGCAGCACGCCCCTGAAGAAGCTCCCGGAGGACCCTCGGCAGATTCCCGCCGAGCTGCTCGTCGGCTTGCGCTGGTACAACACCGCGCTCGGCCTCCACGTCACCGTGGGCGGTGGCGGCGGTTGCGGCTGCTCGCTGACGGCGCCCACCATGCGCCTCTTCACCTCCATCCTCTGGGCCCCCGGTCCCGAGACCGCGGCGATCAAGCGCTACATCGATCCTCCCGAGCCGCCGCCTCCGCCTCCTCCGCCCGTGGACCCCGATGGCGACTCCGTCATTGGCGAGGGCGACCGCTGCCCGGGCTCCGCTGGACCCGTGGAGAACGGTGGCTGCCCCGACACGGACCAGGACAGCGATGGCGTGGTGGACCGGCTCGACCGCTGCGTCGCCCACCCGGCCGGCCCGCGGGGCCGCGAGGGCTGCCCGCTCGCGCGCATCGACGGGAACAAGATCGTCATCCTCGACCAGGTGCACTTCGCCACGGACCAGGACGTCATCCTCCCCGAGTCCTTCCCCATCCTCGAGGAGGTGGCCGAGGAGCTGCTCAAGCACCTGGAAATCCAGCGCGTGCTCGTCGAGGCCCACACGGACGCGCGGGCCACGGAGGCGTACAACTACGACCTGTCGCGCCGCCGCGCCGCCAGCGTGATGAACTTCCTGCTCGACAGCGGCATCGCCGTGGAGCGCCTGTGCTCGGCCGGCTTCGGCCGCAGCCGCCCGCTGGCCGCCAATGACTCCGAGTCGAACATGGCGCTCAACCGCCGGGTCGAGTTCACCATCATGCCCCCCACCGAGGGCTCGCTGCTGCCGCCCTGCCCGCCGGACCCCGCCGCCGAGCAGGCGCTGCCCGCCATCAAGCCGACCAAGGGTAAGCGGTAG
- a CDS encoding Ig-like domain-containing protein: MKTPTSARSLLLLSVLVLGACRSAPESLTLALPENRPLHAHGESVVLRAVALDGNGQPVEDPKLRWVSSAPEVASVENGVVVARKSGKAKISAAAGKARASVEVQVSIPSLVDIRVDGADFLLAGNSIAISAVVKNELGKPLVDVPPQWSSSDPTVARVENGRLVGVAPGKATITATVPPLSRNLQVQVVRSDFARVEVEPTHLVFAKVGQKLQLRAKTFNNRSVALSDVPVTWFSSDWSVATVSPTGQVTAVGPGRTVVTATAGRRKAAAEVVFEVKTAQR; this comes from the coding sequence TTGAAGACCCCGACGTCGGCCCGCTCGCTGCTCCTGTTGTCCGTCCTCGTGCTCGGCGCCTGCCGCTCGGCGCCCGAGTCGCTCACCCTCGCCCTGCCGGAGAACCGGCCGCTGCATGCCCACGGGGAGTCCGTGGTGCTGCGGGCCGTCGCGCTCGATGGGAATGGCCAGCCGGTGGAGGACCCCAAGCTGCGGTGGGTGAGCTCGGCGCCGGAGGTGGCCTCGGTGGAGAACGGGGTGGTGGTGGCGCGCAAGTCCGGCAAGGCGAAGATCTCCGCCGCGGCCGGAAAGGCGCGGGCCTCGGTGGAGGTGCAGGTGTCCATCCCCAGCCTGGTGGACATCCGGGTGGATGGGGCGGACTTCCTGCTGGCGGGCAACTCCATCGCCATCTCCGCGGTGGTGAAGAACGAGCTGGGCAAGCCGCTGGTGGACGTACCGCCGCAGTGGAGCAGCAGTGATCCCACGGTGGCGCGGGTGGAGAACGGGCGGCTGGTGGGGGTGGCGCCTGGGAAGGCCACCATCACGGCCACGGTGCCGCCGCTGAGCCGCAACCTGCAGGTGCAGGTGGTGCGCTCGGACTTCGCGCGGGTGGAGGTGGAGCCCACGCACCTCGTCTTCGCCAAGGTGGGTCAGAAGCTGCAGCTGCGCGCCAAGACGTTCAACAACCGGAGCGTGGCGCTCAGTGACGTGCCCGTGACCTGGTTCAGCTCGGACTGGTCGGTGGCGACGGTGTCTCCCACCGGGCAGGTGACGGCGGTGGGGCCGGGGCGCACGGTGGTGACGGCCACGGCGGGCAGGCGCAAGGCCGCCGCCGAGGTCGTCTTCGAGGTCAAGACGGCCCAGCGCTGA
- a CDS encoding lysophospholipid acyltransferase family protein — protein sequence MIHNVFSLLSVLPARPRRAAVRKLMDTVWHLRTSEEVLGRENLPPPPCLFICNHLSNADGFTLDRALRPRKVHFLAGIKLQGTVMTRLGTEAVDTIFIRPNSSDIEPIKRAVETLKAGHSVLIFPEGGRSRTGALTQAKKGASLIARRAGVPIVPVALTGTEKFMPIDDRDMGREQVRRAHLTVRFGRPFLLDELEAEAAGAEDPRQALTDAMMRRVAGLLPPEYRGVYADPAPEAEDEAPGVRHPAPHAPPEPGR from the coding sequence TTGATCCACAACGTCTTCTCGCTGCTTTCCGTCCTGCCCGCACGCCCTCGCCGGGCCGCCGTGCGCAAGCTGATGGACACCGTCTGGCACCTGCGCACCAGCGAGGAGGTCCTCGGCCGGGAGAACCTCCCCCCCCCGCCCTGCCTTTTCATCTGCAACCACCTGTCCAACGCGGATGGCTTCACGCTCGACCGCGCCCTGAGGCCCCGGAAGGTGCACTTCCTGGCCGGCATCAAGCTGCAGGGCACCGTGATGACCCGGCTCGGCACCGAGGCCGTGGACACCATCTTCATCCGCCCCAACTCCTCGGACATCGAGCCCATCAAACGCGCCGTGGAGACGCTCAAGGCGGGCCACTCCGTCCTCATCTTCCCCGAGGGCGGCCGCAGCCGGACGGGCGCCCTCACCCAGGCCAAGAAGGGCGCCTCCCTCATCGCCCGCCGGGCCGGTGTCCCCATCGTCCCCGTCGCGCTCACCGGGACGGAAAAGTTCATGCCCATCGATGACCGGGACATGGGCCGGGAGCAGGTGCGCCGCGCCCACCTCACCGTCCGCTTCGGCAGGCCCTTCCTCCTGGACGAGCTCGAGGCCGAGGCCGCCGGTGCCGAGGACCCGCGCCAGGCCCTCACCGACGCGATGATGCGGCGGGTGGCCGGGCTGCTGCCCCCGGAGTACCGCGGCGTCTACGCCGACCCCGCCCCCGAGGCCGAGGACGAGGCTCCGGGGGTGAGGCACCCGGCGCCACACGCCCCTCCCGAGCCCGGCCGCTGA